The following coding sequences are from one Gossypium raimondii isolate GPD5lz chromosome 4, ASM2569854v1, whole genome shotgun sequence window:
- the LOC105780783 gene encoding uncharacterized calcium-binding protein At1g02270 isoform X2, producing MRKDRRTKMKGRVSRIGSYAIASSLKDHPHQPCITCTTFNILAPIYKRLSHKDQNCRESDYRAYWLARNQRILDSLLYERSSIICLQEFWVGNEELVNMYEKRLGDAGYLKFKLGRTNNRGDGLLTAVHKDYFRVINYRELHFNDCGDRVAQLLHVELVTPASQCRNNDPCQEILIVNTHLLFPHDSSLCIVRLHQVYKILQYVESYQKEYNLNPLPIMLCGDWNGSKRGHVYKFLRSQGFVSSYDTAHQYTDADAHKWVSHLNHRGNICGVDFIWLLNPNSYRKLLKTSWTEAVFGMFKNQLRKASLTEDDAFAFLKADNDGDYITYSGFCEALRQFNIIGHRYGLSVEETNDLWVQADIDGNGVVDYKEFQLRIWKPTWSEPRDGDMKEGQERGHKVTEKYGRKKQATGFSVKNAVLFPPEVEKGRWPENYFLSDHARLTVVFSPITMPCSQLA from the exons ATGAGAAAGGATAGGAGAACAAAGATGAAGGGAAGAGTGTCAAGGATTGGAAGCTATGCGATTGCATCTTCCTTGAAGGATCATCCTCACCAACCCTGCATTACCTGCACCACTTTTAACATCCTCGCTCCCATTTACAAACGCCTTTCTCATAAg GACCAGAATTGCCGTGAAAGCGATTatagggcatattggttggccAGGAACCAACGAATATTGGATTCTTTATTATACGAGAGATCTTCCATTATTTGTCTGCAG GAATTCTGGGTTGGAAATGAAGAGCTTGTAAATATGTATGAGAAGAGGCTTGGTGATGCTGGTTATCTTAAATTCAAGCTTGGACGTACCAACAACCGTGGTGATG GTCTGTTAACTGCGGTGCATAAGGACTACTTTAGGGTTATTAATTATAGGGAATTGCATTTCAATGATTGTGGAGACCGGGTTGCACAATTGCTTCATGTTGAGTTGGTTACCCCTGCTTCACAATGCCGAAACAACGATCCTTGCCAAGAAATTCTTATTGTCAATACCCATTTGCTTTTTCCTCATGATTCAAGTTTGTGTATAGTGCGATTGCATCAG GTCTACAAAATCTTGCAGTATGTCGAATCTTATCAGAAGGAATATAATCTTAATCCTTTACCAATTATGCTTTGCGG AGACTGGAATGGGAGCAAACGCGGGCACGTTTACAAGTTCCTTAGGTCCCAAGGCTTTGTATCATCATATGATACTGCTCACCAGTACACCGATGCAGATGCACACAAG TGGGTTAGTCACCTCAATCATCGGGGAAACATATGTGGTGTGGATTTTATATGGCTTCTCAATCCCAATAGTTATCGCAAACTTCTGAAAACAAGTTGGACTGAAGCAGTATTTGGCATGTTCAAG AATCAACTAAGGAAAGCTTCATTGACAGAAGATGATGCGTTTGCTTTTCTTAAGGCTGACAATGATGGTGATTACATTACCTACTCAGGTTTCTGTGAAGCTCTTCGACAG TTCAATATAATCGGTCATCGCTATGGACTAAGTGTTGAAGAGACAAATGACTTGTGGGTTCAAGCAGACATTGACGGAAACGGTGTTGTTGACTACAAAGAATTTCAG CTGCGAATCTGGAAACCTACATGGTCAGAGCCAAGAGATGGAGACATGAAAGAAGGCCAAGAAAGGGGCCATAAGGTGACAGAAAAATATGGTAGGAAGAAGCAAGCTACTGGTTTTAGTGTGAAGAATGCAGTTTTATTTCCTCCAGAAGTGGAAAAGGGAAGGTGGcctgaaaattattttctctctGATCACGCCCGACTTACAGTGGTGTTCTCACCGATAACAATGCCTTGTTCCCAGCTAGCATAA
- the LOC105780961 gene encoding WAT1-related protein At1g43650, with amino-acid sequence MAVTGRMKKWSGWSQSQMLAAMLAVQLFATGQQLLSKVVLSQGSFIFALMAYRHLVAALCVAPLAFFLERENSKKMEWSTWLWLFINAFTGITAAMGLFYCGLRDTTATYSSNFLNIIPIVTFVFSIIFRIEKLGLGSKGGKIKTAGAILCVGGALAASLYKGKVFHLADAHHFHRPAVMEVSKSQWTRGTFMLVGSCVCYASWYILQVKLLKVFPWKYRATLLTCIIASIQSAVIGLCLNRSKAAWRLEWNLQLITIVYSGALSTAATFCLLTWSIAKRGPTYAPMFNPLALVFVAISEALVLGEQIRLGIVLGTVLIIVGLYSFLWGKRKELKCLPLSNEGVDEMATAVPESVELKSLAPV; translated from the exons ATGGCGGTAACGGGAAGAATGAAGAAATGGTCGGGGTGGTCACAGTCACAGATGTTAGCCGCCATGTTGGCGGTGCAGCTGTTTGCAACCGGTCAGCAATTGCTTTCCAAAGTCGTACTGAGTCAAGGATCTTTTATATTCGCACTCATGGCTTACCGGCATTTGGTTGCTGCTCTTTGTGTTGCTCCTTTAGCTTTCTTCCTCGAAAG AGAAAATTCAAAGAAGATGGAGTGGTCGACTTGGTTGTGGCTATTCATCAACGCCTTCACAGG GATAACAGCCGCCATGGGACTCTTCTATTGTGGACTTCGAGATACTACAGCCACATATTCTTCAAACTTCCTCAACATAATTCCCATTGTCACTTTTGTTTTCTCCATCATTTTCCG AATTGAGAAGCTTGGATTAGGCAGCAAAGGTGGCAAAATCAAGACTGCGGGTGCAATTTTGTGCGTGGGAGGAGCACTGGCAGCTAGTCTGTATAAAGGAAAAGTGTTTCATCTCGCTGATGCTCACCATTTTCACAGACCTGCAGTCATGGAGGTTTCTAAGTCTCAATGGACTCGTGGAACTTTCATGCTTGTCGGTAGTTGCGTCTGCTACGCTAGTTGGTATATATTGCAG GTGAAGTTGCTCAAAGTTTTCCCATGGAAATACAGGGCAACGCTGCTAACATGCATCATTGCGTCCATACAATCAGCAGTAATAGGGCTATGCTTAAACAGGAGCAAGGCAGCCTGGAGATTGGAGTGGAATTTGCAGCTGATTACAATAGTTTACTCG GGTGCATTGAGTACGGCAGCAACATTCTGCTTACTTACATGGTCGATAGCTAAGCGAGGCCCGACTTATGCCCCAATGTTCAATCCTCTGGCCCTAGTTTTCGTTGCCATATCAGAAGCTTTAGTGCTTGGTGAACAGATAAGGCTCGGAAT AGTGCTTGGAACGGTTCTGATAATAGTTGGGTTATACTCATTTCTGTGGGGGAAAAGGAAGGAACTGAAGTGCTTGCCTTTGTCAAACGAGGGAGTTGATGAAATGGCCACAGCAGTCCCTGAATCTGTCGAGTTGAAGAGCTTGGCACCTGTTTAA
- the LOC105780783 gene encoding uncharacterized calcium-binding protein At1g02270 isoform X3 — MRKDRRTKMKGRVSRIGSYAIASSLKDHPHQPCITCTTFNILAPIYKRLSHKDQNCRESDYRAYWLARNQRILDSLLYERSSIICLQEFWVGNEELVNMYEKRLGDAGYLKFKLGRTNNRGDGLLTAVHKDYFRVINYRELHFNDCGDRVAQLLHVELVTPASQCRNNDPCQEILIVNTHLLFPHDSSLCIVRLHQYVESYQKEYNLNPLPIMLCGDWNGSKRGHVYKFLRSQGFVSSYDTAHQYTDADAHKWVSHLNHRGNICGVDFIWLLNPNSYRKLLKTSWTEAVFGMFKNQLRKASLTEDDAFAFLKADNDGDYITYSGFCEALRQCSVFLQFNIIGHRYGLSVEETNDLWVQADIDGNGVVDYKEFQLRIWKPTWSEPRDGDMKEGQERGHKVTEKYGRKKQATGFSVKNAVLFPPEVEKGRWPENYFLSDHARLTVVFSPITMPCSQLA; from the exons ATGAGAAAGGATAGGAGAACAAAGATGAAGGGAAGAGTGTCAAGGATTGGAAGCTATGCGATTGCATCTTCCTTGAAGGATCATCCTCACCAACCCTGCATTACCTGCACCACTTTTAACATCCTCGCTCCCATTTACAAACGCCTTTCTCATAAg GACCAGAATTGCCGTGAAAGCGATTatagggcatattggttggccAGGAACCAACGAATATTGGATTCTTTATTATACGAGAGATCTTCCATTATTTGTCTGCAG GAATTCTGGGTTGGAAATGAAGAGCTTGTAAATATGTATGAGAAGAGGCTTGGTGATGCTGGTTATCTTAAATTCAAGCTTGGACGTACCAACAACCGTGGTGATG GTCTGTTAACTGCGGTGCATAAGGACTACTTTAGGGTTATTAATTATAGGGAATTGCATTTCAATGATTGTGGAGACCGGGTTGCACAATTGCTTCATGTTGAGTTGGTTACCCCTGCTTCACAATGCCGAAACAACGATCCTTGCCAAGAAATTCTTATTGTCAATACCCATTTGCTTTTTCCTCATGATTCAAGTTTGTGTATAGTGCGATTGCATCAG TATGTCGAATCTTATCAGAAGGAATATAATCTTAATCCTTTACCAATTATGCTTTGCGG AGACTGGAATGGGAGCAAACGCGGGCACGTTTACAAGTTCCTTAGGTCCCAAGGCTTTGTATCATCATATGATACTGCTCACCAGTACACCGATGCAGATGCACACAAG TGGGTTAGTCACCTCAATCATCGGGGAAACATATGTGGTGTGGATTTTATATGGCTTCTCAATCCCAATAGTTATCGCAAACTTCTGAAAACAAGTTGGACTGAAGCAGTATTTGGCATGTTCAAG AATCAACTAAGGAAAGCTTCATTGACAGAAGATGATGCGTTTGCTTTTCTTAAGGCTGACAATGATGGTGATTACATTACCTACTCAGGTTTCTGTGAAGCTCTTCGACAG TGTTCTGTCTTTCTACAGTTCAATATAATCGGTCATCGCTATGGACTAAGTGTTGAAGAGACAAATGACTTGTGGGTTCAAGCAGACATTGACGGAAACGGTGTTGTTGACTACAAAGAATTTCAG CTGCGAATCTGGAAACCTACATGGTCAGAGCCAAGAGATGGAGACATGAAAGAAGGCCAAGAAAGGGGCCATAAGGTGACAGAAAAATATGGTAGGAAGAAGCAAGCTACTGGTTTTAGTGTGAAGAATGCAGTTTTATTTCCTCCAGAAGTGGAAAAGGGAAGGTGGcctgaaaattattttctctctGATCACGCCCGACTTACAGTGGTGTTCTCACCGATAACAATGCCTTGTTCCCAGCTAGCATAA
- the LOC105780783 gene encoding uncharacterized calcium-binding protein At1g02270 isoform X4: protein MRRGLVMLVILNSSLDVPTTVVMITGLLTAVHKDYFRVINYRELHFNDCGDRVAQLLHVELVTPASQCRNNDPCQEILIVNTHLLFPHDSSLCIVRLHQVYKILQYVESYQKEYNLNPLPIMLCGDWNGSKRGHVYKFLRSQGFVSSYDTAHQYTDADAHKWVSHLNHRGNICGVDFIWLLNPNSYRKLLKTSWTEAVFGMFKNQLRKASLTEDDAFAFLKADNDGDYITYSGFCEALRQCSVFLQFNIIGHRYGLSVEETNDLWVQADIDGNGVVDYKEFQLRIWKPTWSEPRDGDMKEGQERGHKVTEKYGRKKQATGFSVKNAVLFPPEVEKGRWPENYFLSDHARLTVVFSPITMPCSQLA, encoded by the exons ATGAGAAGAGGCTTGGTGATGCTGGTTATCTTAAATTCAAGCTTGGACGTACCAACAACCGTGGTGATG ATAACAGGTCTGTTAACTGCGGTGCATAAGGACTACTTTAGGGTTATTAATTATAGGGAATTGCATTTCAATGATTGTGGAGACCGGGTTGCACAATTGCTTCATGTTGAGTTGGTTACCCCTGCTTCACAATGCCGAAACAACGATCCTTGCCAAGAAATTCTTATTGTCAATACCCATTTGCTTTTTCCTCATGATTCAAGTTTGTGTATAGTGCGATTGCATCAG GTCTACAAAATCTTGCAGTATGTCGAATCTTATCAGAAGGAATATAATCTTAATCCTTTACCAATTATGCTTTGCGG AGACTGGAATGGGAGCAAACGCGGGCACGTTTACAAGTTCCTTAGGTCCCAAGGCTTTGTATCATCATATGATACTGCTCACCAGTACACCGATGCAGATGCACACAAG TGGGTTAGTCACCTCAATCATCGGGGAAACATATGTGGTGTGGATTTTATATGGCTTCTCAATCCCAATAGTTATCGCAAACTTCTGAAAACAAGTTGGACTGAAGCAGTATTTGGCATGTTCAAG AATCAACTAAGGAAAGCTTCATTGACAGAAGATGATGCGTTTGCTTTTCTTAAGGCTGACAATGATGGTGATTACATTACCTACTCAGGTTTCTGTGAAGCTCTTCGACAG TGTTCTGTCTTTCTACAGTTCAATATAATCGGTCATCGCTATGGACTAAGTGTTGAAGAGACAAATGACTTGTGGGTTCAAGCAGACATTGACGGAAACGGTGTTGTTGACTACAAAGAATTTCAG CTGCGAATCTGGAAACCTACATGGTCAGAGCCAAGAGATGGAGACATGAAAGAAGGCCAAGAAAGGGGCCATAAGGTGACAGAAAAATATGGTAGGAAGAAGCAAGCTACTGGTTTTAGTGTGAAGAATGCAGTTTTATTTCCTCCAGAAGTGGAAAAGGGAAGGTGGcctgaaaattattttctctctGATCACGCCCGACTTACAGTGGTGTTCTCACCGATAACAATGCCTTGTTCCCAGCTAGCATAA
- the LOC105780783 gene encoding uncharacterized calcium-binding protein At1g02270 isoform X1, with amino-acid sequence MRKDRRTKMKGRVSRIGSYAIASSLKDHPHQPCITCTTFNILAPIYKRLSHKDQNCRESDYRAYWLARNQRILDSLLYERSSIICLQEFWVGNEELVNMYEKRLGDAGYLKFKLGRTNNRGDGLLTAVHKDYFRVINYRELHFNDCGDRVAQLLHVELVTPASQCRNNDPCQEILIVNTHLLFPHDSSLCIVRLHQVYKILQYVESYQKEYNLNPLPIMLCGDWNGSKRGHVYKFLRSQGFVSSYDTAHQYTDADAHKWVSHLNHRGNICGVDFIWLLNPNSYRKLLKTSWTEAVFGMFKNQLRKASLTEDDAFAFLKADNDGDYITYSGFCEALRQCSVFLQFNIIGHRYGLSVEETNDLWVQADIDGNGVVDYKEFQLRIWKPTWSEPRDGDMKEGQERGHKVTEKYGRKKQATGFSVKNAVLFPPEVEKGRWPENYFLSDHARLTVVFSPITMPCSQLA; translated from the exons ATGAGAAAGGATAGGAGAACAAAGATGAAGGGAAGAGTGTCAAGGATTGGAAGCTATGCGATTGCATCTTCCTTGAAGGATCATCCTCACCAACCCTGCATTACCTGCACCACTTTTAACATCCTCGCTCCCATTTACAAACGCCTTTCTCATAAg GACCAGAATTGCCGTGAAAGCGATTatagggcatattggttggccAGGAACCAACGAATATTGGATTCTTTATTATACGAGAGATCTTCCATTATTTGTCTGCAG GAATTCTGGGTTGGAAATGAAGAGCTTGTAAATATGTATGAGAAGAGGCTTGGTGATGCTGGTTATCTTAAATTCAAGCTTGGACGTACCAACAACCGTGGTGATG GTCTGTTAACTGCGGTGCATAAGGACTACTTTAGGGTTATTAATTATAGGGAATTGCATTTCAATGATTGTGGAGACCGGGTTGCACAATTGCTTCATGTTGAGTTGGTTACCCCTGCTTCACAATGCCGAAACAACGATCCTTGCCAAGAAATTCTTATTGTCAATACCCATTTGCTTTTTCCTCATGATTCAAGTTTGTGTATAGTGCGATTGCATCAG GTCTACAAAATCTTGCAGTATGTCGAATCTTATCAGAAGGAATATAATCTTAATCCTTTACCAATTATGCTTTGCGG AGACTGGAATGGGAGCAAACGCGGGCACGTTTACAAGTTCCTTAGGTCCCAAGGCTTTGTATCATCATATGATACTGCTCACCAGTACACCGATGCAGATGCACACAAG TGGGTTAGTCACCTCAATCATCGGGGAAACATATGTGGTGTGGATTTTATATGGCTTCTCAATCCCAATAGTTATCGCAAACTTCTGAAAACAAGTTGGACTGAAGCAGTATTTGGCATGTTCAAG AATCAACTAAGGAAAGCTTCATTGACAGAAGATGATGCGTTTGCTTTTCTTAAGGCTGACAATGATGGTGATTACATTACCTACTCAGGTTTCTGTGAAGCTCTTCGACAG TGTTCTGTCTTTCTACAGTTCAATATAATCGGTCATCGCTATGGACTAAGTGTTGAAGAGACAAATGACTTGTGGGTTCAAGCAGACATTGACGGAAACGGTGTTGTTGACTACAAAGAATTTCAG CTGCGAATCTGGAAACCTACATGGTCAGAGCCAAGAGATGGAGACATGAAAGAAGGCCAAGAAAGGGGCCATAAGGTGACAGAAAAATATGGTAGGAAGAAGCAAGCTACTGGTTTTAGTGTGAAGAATGCAGTTTTATTTCCTCCAGAAGTGGAAAAGGGAAGGTGGcctgaaaattattttctctctGATCACGCCCGACTTACAGTGGTGTTCTCACCGATAACAATGCCTTGTTCCCAGCTAGCATAA